The Hugenholtzia roseola DSM 9546 region AAAGGCTTATACTTTTTAAAGTATAAGCCTTTTATGAGGGTGTTTCGCCTTGCAAATTGCTTAGGAACGATAAGTTTTTAAAGTGTAAATTCTTCTTCTTCGTCTGTAAGATTTGCGCCTTTGATAACTCCTCGTCGCGATTTTTTGATGAAAGTCAGAATTTGACTTTTTTCCGCCGAATCGGATATGGTCTTTTCTACTTCGGATAGGGCATTGCTCGTATTTTTACCTTTCTGAAAGATAAGACGATAAATATCTTGCATCTGGGCAATGCTTTCGCGCGAAAAATTGCGTCGTCGCAAACCTATTAAATTGATACCCACATAACGCAAAGGCTCGCGCCCTGCCAATACAAAGGGTGGCACATCGCGTCTGACCAAAGAACCCCCTGCTACCATGGCATGCGCCCCTACGCGCGTGAATTGATGGATAGCACTGGTGCCGCCTATGATGGCGAAGTCCTCTATTTCTACGTGTCCGCCTAATTGCACGCCATTGACTAAGATGCAGTTATCGCCTACGATACAGTCGTGTGCCAGATGCACATACGCCATGATGAGCGTATTTTGTCCGATTTTGGTTTCGATGTTGGCAGCAGTGCCACGGTTGAGGGTTACGCACTCGCGAATGGTGCTATTATCGCCGATAACGACGTAGGTCTTTTCGCCCTTGTATTTGAGGTCTTGGGGGGGGGCAGAGATGACTGCACCGGGGTAGATTTTGCAATTTTTCCCAATCCTTGCCCCATCCATGATGGTTACATTCGAGCCTATCCAAGTACCTTCTCCAATTTCTACATCTTGATAAATGGTAGTGAAAGCCTCAATGGTTACATTGGCGGCAATTTTCGCGTCGGGGTGAATCTGTGTAAGAGAATGAATCATAAAACAACGAGCAACAGGCTTAGTGTCTGATTTGGAGAGAAAAGGAAAAGAGTATTAGGTAGGTACTTAGTCGGAGAGTGGGAGAGAAAAGGCAAATTACTTATCTTTTTTTACCAAAACCGCAGACATAACGGCTTCACAGGCTAATTCACCTGCAACAAAGGCGCGTCCTTGCATCTTGGCTAAACCACGTCTGACGGGAGCTAAAAGCTCACACTTAAAGACGAGGGTATCACAGGGCATGACCATTTTTTTGAAGCGGCAGTCTTCTATACCCACAAAATATGTCCAATATTGTTCGGGGTTATCTACCGTATTCAAGACCAGAATACCGCCTGTTTGTGCCATTGCTTCTATTTGCAAGACACCGGGCATGACGGGGTTTCCGGGAAAGTGTCCTTCAAAAAAAGGCTCATTGATGGTTACATTTTTCACACCCACTACCGAATTTTCGTCTAAATAGATAATTTTATCAACCAAGCGGAAAGGGTAGCGATGTGGCAAGATAGAGGCAATTTTATTGATGTCTAAGACGGGCGGCAATTTGGGGTCGTATTTGGGTACTTGATTGCGCACCACGCGGCGCAAGTGCTGTTTTATTTTTTTAGCAAAAGCGACATTGGCGGCATGACCAGGGCGAGCAGCCAATATTTGCGCCCTTAGCGGTTGTCCTACTAAGGCTAAATCGCCGATGAGGTCTAAAAGTTTGTGGCGGGCAGGTTCGTTTTTGTAACGAAGCTCCACATTATTGAGCGTTCCTTCGCTCTGCACCGAAATAGAGGGCTTATTAAACATCTTGGCAAGCCTATCCATTTCTTCTTGCGATAGGATTCTATCTACAATGACGATGGCATTATCAAAATCCCCCCCTTTGATGAGATTATTTTTATACAACATCTCCAATTCGTGAAGGAAACAGAAAGTGCGGCAGGGTGCAATCTCTTGCTCGAATTGGGCAAAGTTGTTTAAAGTCGCATATTGACTACCCAACACAGGCGAATTGTAATCCACCATTACCGTCAGACGGTAGTCTTCTAAGGGCAGGGCAGCAATCTCGATATTTTTGGAAGGTTCGCTATAATGAATTGCCGAATCCACATCAAAAAAATTGCGCGGCACGTTTTGTTCCTCCACGCCTGCTTCCTTCAAGATGCGCACAAAGTCCATCGAGCTGCCGTCCATGATAGGTGGCTCAGGACCGTCAATTTCTATCAGCACGTTGTCTATTTCTAAGCCTACTAAGGCGGCTAAGGTATGCTCTACGGTATGCACACGCGCCTCGCCCTGCTCGATGGTAGTGCCGCGTGAAACATCGACCACGTTATCTACATCGGCATCTACTGTGGGTCTTCCTTCTAAATCTATGCGTTGGAACTTAAAGCCATGATTGGTCTTGGCAGGTTTGAAGGTCATGGTAGAGGGTACGCCTGTATGCAAGCCTATGCCTGAAATCGTAACCGCTTTCTTGATAGTATGTTGGTTGGTCTTCATCGACGGAGTGGGTACAAAAAAGAATGAAGGATATACAGCGCACAAAGTTACGACTTTATTTTGAAAAACTTTCATGTGTGCGAAAGGAAAGCAAATGCGGATTTGGGCAAGTCAATTGTTTTTCGTAATTTAGCCTTGTGCTATCCTATCTATTTGCTTTTTGTCTTAAACGCCACATTTTGAATGGAAAATGTAGATTTATTTGGAAGTTCCCAGCCACAACTGCCTACCCCCACGCCCAAGGTTGTGTCGGGCTATCGCATTTATGATGCCCAACAGAAACGCAGAACGATAAGAAATGACTTGCCAAGCCTCTATCCCGACTTGCCCGAAGAGAAGTATGATATTATTTATGCAGACCCTCCTTGGGATTATGGTGGAAAAATGCAGTTTGATAAAAGCGCACGCAAGGACGTTAATAAAAATTGGGATAATCATATTTTTATTAGTGCTGCAAACTTCAAATATCCTACCCTCAAGACCCGTGAGATGATGAAAATTCCGATTTACCAAATTGCCAAAGAAGATTGTTTGTTATTCATGTGGGTGACGAATCCGCATTTGGAACAAGGAATCGCTTTGGGGAAAGCATGGGGGTTTGAATATAAAACGGTAGCCTTCGTTTGGGATAAAATGAACCATAACCCGGGTCAGTACACCCTTTCTTATTGTGAACTGTGTTTGGTTTTTAAAAGAGGAAGAATTCCAAGTCCGCGAGGGGCGAGAAATATCAAACAGCTTGTGAGAGTGCCACGAGGGGAGCATAGTCAGAAACCATTGGAGGTCTTACATAACATAGAGCGCATGTTTCCAACTCAAAAACGGATAGAACTTTTTGCACGTCATAAACCCAAAAATTGGGACGTATGGGGACTCGATGTAAGAGAGGAATATGCAGAAACGACATTTAATCCAAAAGAGGCTGTATCTGACTGATAAAATGTTCTATCAATGGCGCGGGGTCGGATAAATTGCGCCAAAAGAAAAAGTGTCCTTCGAAGCCTTCATACCAACAGGTAATCTCTCGCACACGACAGGGGTCGCGCGTGATGTCGCCTTGAAAGATAGTCCAGAAAGGAAGCACGTCAGCAGGCAAATTCCCTGCCTCTCTCAAAATGCGCTGCAAGCCGGGCGTAAAGTATTTGCAAGCCCTTTCGTGTGCATTTCCCCTACCTGCTGAACGCGATTTGCCTTCAACCCAACCGTCTTGCCGTTTTACCTCAACATAAATCGTCTTGTTTGTGTTATGGTTAGATATTGCATAGTCGGGAAAAATTCCATGACTTTTTATCTCAATCGCAGGGTTGTAGATTGCCGCTAATTCAGACGGCGATAGTGGTATGTTTAGATAGATGTTCCTAAATTCACTTGGGCGCGAGCGAATCTCATATTCGGTATCTACGAATAAGGTCTGAAAGAGGACATAAAAATCTTCTTCTACTTGCAAGGCTTGTTTAAGACTGTAATCTTGCCACTTCCTTCGAAGTCTATTTGCGTCGCTACCCATCTTCAAATTTCATTAAAGTATCAATGCTTACTCCTAATGCTGATGCAATTTTTGAAATATTAACTAATGTAATATTCTTCTCTGCTCTTTCAATCATGCCAATATAAGTACGGTGCAAATTGGCTTTGAAAGACAAGGCTTCTTGTGAGAGATGCTGCGCCTTTCGCAATTCCCTTACACGTTTTCCAAATTGTACTAAAATTGTATGCTTTTCCATATTTTCTATAATACCAACAAAAATAATCAAAGCCACTGTATAGCGCAACATACTAAAATTAGCATTTTTTTTACTCCCCTGCTGCTTTTTTCGCTTTTCAAAAGACTTTCCTAACTTTGGCATCAATTTTCTTATTAGCTTACGCAAAACGCGCTAAGATTGCGTATCTATTAAAAAAAACAAAAAACGACCCTCGGAAAGAAGGCATGGTAGCCCTTTTTCCTTGTTTTATATTCACACTATCATTTTACCCTTATTTTAGACGACCATGACCAAAATAAGCCAAACGCTGTGGTTATTTATTGCCTTAGCCACTACTTTCTGTTTTGAGGCGGCAGCGCAGATGGGCAACGTAACCAAAGCCGAGCAATTTACCGCACAAGGCAAGTTGGACAAAGCCTTAGATATGATTCAGGCTGCCACTACACACGAAAAAAGCAAAGACAACCCCAAAACTTGGTATGTCCGCGCCGAACTCATGATTTCTATCTTAGCCGACGATAGTACCGCTATGGGAAAGTTGGTAGATAACCCCACCCAAGAGGCTCTTAATTCCATGAAAAAAGTGGAAGAGTTGGAAAAAGCCGAAGGCAAGGATAAGTACACCGTCATGCTCGATAATAGTATTCCGGGGCTTACCATTAGCCCACGCGAAAGGCTCAAAAATACCCTCATCAATAAAGGCGTGACGGCGTACAATGGTGAAGATATGCCAAAAGCTGCCGAAGCCTTAGCGCAAGCTGCCGACTTGTTCCCACAAGACACCCTTTGCGTACTCTATGCCGCCTATTTTGCCGAAAGCGCAGATAAGCCCAAAGAAGCCGCCGAGTATTACTACAAACTCACCAAAATAGAGGAGTATCCCAACCCCAAAGATGCCTACATCAAGACGATTCAGATGCGTCAGGAAGCTAAATTAGATGAAGGACAGACCCTTGCCGTAGTCAGAGAAGCTATGCAAAAGTATCCAAAAGAGCTTTTCTTTATTACCTATCTTATCAATCAAAATATGAAAGAAGGCAAGATAGAGGAATCTATTTCTCTTTTGGAAGAAGCCGTAGCGGTAGAGCCAGATATTAGCTTCTTGGTCAATTTGGGCGTACTTTACACCGAAAATAAACAACAAGATAAAGCCCTCGCCACTTTCAAAAAAGCCGTAGAAGTAGACCCTAAAAACTTTGAAGCAAATTATAGCTTGGGTGCTTACTACTACACACAGGGGCAAAATATATATGCCAACCTAACAGACGCGCAGTATAAAGATGCCAACAACCCCCAAGTAAAAGAGATGATAGCGTTCTTTAATCAATCTCTCCCCTACATGGAAAAGGCTTTTGAGTCGCGCAATGACGATTTGCAGACCGTAGGCGCATTAGCAACGCTTTACAAAGAATTGAAGCAAGACGACAAAGCCAAAAAAATGCAGGCTCGCTTCAAAATCCTTTCAGAAGCAACAGAATAAGGCGCGTCATATAGGCTTTGTTCTCTCCTTTTATTTTCCAAAAAGCAACCGCAGTTCTACACGGCGGTTGCTTTTTTTAGGGTCTGATTCGCCCTTTTTTTCAATAGGTCTATTGCCGCCAAAACCCTGCACGCGCAAGCGCGAAGCAGAGATGCCCTTTTGCACCAAAAAATCGGCTACTGCTTGCGCACGTGCCTGCGAAAGTTTTAGATTGAGGGCTGCATTGCCTATTGGCTCGGTATGCCCCTCAATTTGCAAAACAAGCGAAGGATTTTTTTCTAAAATAGAAAGCAGCGTAGGCAAAAAAGAAGCTAATTTTTCTTGGTATTCTGCCTGCAAAGTGGCTTTTTGAAGTTCGAAAGCTATGGGCAGCGGCAGGGTCTGGTTGTGCCAATTTTGGGTCAGAGTCGGATTTTTTTTCGCTTCTTGGGTTAGGTCTTCCCAACTAAAAGTGGTCTTTTCGCGATTAGGATTGGTTATTTTTTCAGCGACAAGCGAATTTTCTTGACTTATCTCTATCGGATTTTGTAGGTAGATAAAAAGCCCACGCCCTTCCGTTCCTACCCAAATATTATCTTGGCTATCAGCCCAAATACAGAGTCCTGATTTGCTTTCAAAGCCCTGCTCGAAGCTGTAAAATTGAAAGGCGATTTTTTCTTTCGTCTTTGTGTTTTTTGGGTATAAATTGCTGATTCTAAGGATTTTATCGGCGACGCTAAAAATTTCACCCTTTTGGTTGATTGCCAAAGTGCGCAGCCCCTGTGTTTCCCAAGGCGCGGGCAGTTCTATTTTTTGGGTAGGCTTCCCAAAGGCTTTCAAGATTTGTTTGGCGTTAGAACTTTTTAAGCGAAATTCGAAAAGGGCTGCCCTGCTTTTTTTATCAAATCCCATCATAAAAATAGAGCGTTCGCCTGCTTCCGTTTGGTAAGTCTGAAAAACTTGCGCCTGCAAGACGGACTTGACTGCCTGCCACTTTTGTTTTTTTTCGTCTTCGAGTTGGATAAAAACCCCATTAGATGTCGCCAAAAGCAATCCTTCTGCAAAGGGAAGTAGGTCGTATAAAGTGGCTTGTGATAGCTTGGGGAGGCTTTTTTGCGTCCATTTCTGATTTTGATAGTGATATAATTCATTCGCTTGGGTCAGAAGCCAAAGGTCTTGCTCTTGCCCTGCCACGAGCTTTTTGGGTACTACTTTGAGGGCAGGAAGGGGGCTAATCTGGCTTGTTTGTGCCTCAATTTTGAAAATTTGTTGAGAATAGGTAGCTAAAAAAATTTCGCCTGCTGGGGTAGTACAAAGGGTAGAAATTGCCTCTTGGGGTAGAAAATGCTGCATCTGGGGCGTACCTTCCGCATCGAGTGCCTTAATTTTAAAAAGTCCTTTTTCCGTTCCTACCCAAAAGGCAGGTTCGGGCGTTTCGCCAAAAGCGGAGATGGGCAATTTGAGCAAGCCCAAATCTACGGGTAGCCAATATCTTTTCGGGTCTTCTTCTTGGGCGGCAGCAATAGATATGGGCATGAAAAAACATAGAAATACAGTCCAAAAAATATAAGTGCTTTTCATGTTATCTCTAAATTTTAGAAGTGAGAAAAATAGCCTACCCTGCTTTTATTTGCTTGTTACAAAAGCCTATTTAATCCCCCTTTTCCCACTTTTTCCATAAGTCGGGGCGGCGCAATTTGGTTCTTTCTACGGCACGTTCCCAACGCCAATCGGTGATTTTTGCCTCATCGCCTGAAAGTAGGACGGCAGGTACTTCAAGCCCTTCCCAGTCAGGGGGGCGCGTATAGACAGGGGGCGCAAGCAAGTGGTCTTGAAAGGAATCTGTTAGGGCGGAGGTTTCGTCATTCAAAACCTGCGGTATGAGGCGAATTATCGCATCTGCAACTAAGACGGCAGGAATTTCTCCCCCTGAAAGTACAAAGTCGCCAATGGAAAGTTCTAAGGTAATCAATTTTTCTCTAATGCGCTCATCTATGCCTTTGTAATGTCCGCAAAGAATGATAATATTTTGCAGCATAGAAAGGCGATTGGCTGTGCCTTGCTCGAAGGTTTTGCCGTCGGGGGTCATGTAGATGACCTCGTCATAGTTGCGCTCGGCTTGCAGGCTGCGAATACAAGCGGCAATGGGTTGTATGGTCATGACCATGCCTGCGCCACCGCCGTATGCGTAATCATCTACGCGCCTATGTTTATCGTCGCTGTATTCTCTCAAATCGTGCAAATGCACTTCTACTACGCCTTTTTCTTGGGCGCGTTTCAAGATAGAGTGTTCGAAAAAACTTTCCATCAGTTTGGGAACACAAGAGAGAATATCTATTCGCATGGTTTTAAAGGGCGTTTTTTAATGGGAAGACCACAGAATTTGTAGCCTGCCTTATCCGAAATTAGATTCAAACCCTAAGCGTATTCAAGACACTTAGGGTTTGACACAAAACTATAAAACAAAAAGGTTTAGAAGGGCAAATCGTCGTCGGGAATGTCGTTGAAGGGGGGCGGTTCGGGCAGGCTCGATACCTGATTAAATTCGTCAGAGGTATCGGTATTGCTTTGGTGGAGATGCTCGATGGTGCGTGCTTGTAGCGAATTGAACCATTTGGGTTCGTCTTGTTGAGTTTTCTGCCACTTTTTCCCTTTTACCCAGCAACTTACACGCACTTCATCGCCTTCTTTAAACTTATCTAATCGGTCGCAATCGGTGTTGGTAAATTGTATCAAAAGTTCCTGTGCATAGTTGCCATCGGGGACACGCAACACAAATTCACGCAATTGGAATTTATCAGAAACGACACGCAGGGCGTAGATTTTTTCTATCGTTCCTTCGGTTTCGAATGAGGGCATAATGAAAGATAATATTTGAGTGAGAGTTGAAGTTTTGGTCTGAATTTACCTTTTTGGGGCAAAGATAGTCCTCTATTTTTGAGAGCCGTTTTAAAATTGCTTTAAAAAGCGCATATCGTTTTCGAAATAAAGGCGCAAATCTTTGATGGTGTAGCGCATCATCGTAATACGCTCGATACCCATGCCAAAGGCGAAGCCCGAATAAACTTCGGGGTCTATGCCACAATTTCGCAAGACGTTGGGGTGTACCATACCGCAGCCCAAGACTTCGAGCCAACCTGTATATTTACAGACATTGCAGCCCTTTTGGTTGCAAATATTACAACTGACATCTACTTCGGCACTGGGTTCGGTAAAGGGAAAATAAGAGGGGCGCAGGCGAATTTTGGTCTGTGTGCCAAAAAACTCTTTGGCAAAGTAGAGAAGGGTCTCTTTTAAGTCGGCAAAACTGACGTTTTTATCTATATAAAGCCCTTCTATTTGATGAAACATACAATGCGCACGCGCCGAAATGGTTTCATTCCGAAAGACACGCCCCACAGAAAGGGTACGAATGGGCGGCTTTTGGCTTTCCATCACGCGGATTTGTACTGACGAGGTATGGGTGCGCAATAGCATATCGGGGTCTTTTTCCACAAAAAAAGTGTCCTGCATGTCGCGGGCAGGGTGATTGGGTGCGAAGTTAAGAGCCGAGAAATTGTGCCAATCGGTTTCAATTTCTGCCCCTTCGGAGAGGTTGAAGCCAATTCTTTGGAAGATGCGAATTATCTCATCTTTGGTTTGGGTAAGGGGGTGCAAAGAGCCTTTCATACCCAAATCGGCAGGCAAACTAACATCAATGGCAGCACCTGCTTGGGCTTCCGCTTGGGCTTCGATTTTTTCCTTATGGAGGCGAAACTTATCTTCGGCGGCTTGCTTGACGGCATTGAGAATTTGCCCAAATTCTTTCTTATCTTCTTTGGGAACGTTTTTAAATTGCTCGAAGAGCAGCGAAAGTTTGCCGTTTTTGCTGATATAAGCCAAACGGAAGGCTTCTAAATCGGCTGCCCCCGCTACTGCATACGCCGCAACTTCGGCTTGCAAACTAAGGGCTTCATCTTTAAGAGTCATGGACAAAGTGGTATGCAGATGAAAAGGTAAATGTCAAGGGCAAAAATAAGATTTTTAGCCCATATAAGCAGCAGCTTTTGAAAAAAAAGAAAAAACGCGCCCCGAAGTAGGGAAAAGGCATTGCCTTTTTCGCCGTAAGATAGAAATAAAAAAAGGGCTTTCAGAGCTAAAAATAGAGTTCTGTCCAAATTTTATTTTGCCCAAAATTCGATACCACAAGGCTTTTTATAGAACTTGATAGCCTTAGAAAAAAGGCTGCCCCAAAGTTTGTTGGGATTGTTTGTATCTTTGCACCATTCCCAACCTTTACAAAATGTATGGGCTTGGTAGAAGCCAAAGGCAGAGTTAGCTTTTTTTAAGATTTGCAGGTATAGAAAAAAAAGCGCATTTTTAACCCTCATTTCTACCCTCTCATTTCTATACTTCTTGTTCTTCTACTCCAAATCATAGCGTTTTTATGAAAATTGTAAATTATTTTATATATGCCCTCGTTGGAATTGTGTTTGTTGTTTCTGGTCTAATTAAAACCAACGACCCGATTGGCACAGCCATCAAGATGGAAGAGTATTTCGAAGTCTTTGCCACCGACCTCGACGCGCCCCTTCAAAGCACCGACAACCCCAGTACGGCAGTGGCACATTCGGCAGGACACGATTTTTTTATGGCATTGAAAGAGAAAGCCCTGCCTATCGCGATTTTTTTCGTCATCTTAGAAGTGGTTTTGGGCGTGATGCTTCTCGCAAATTTTGGGCGCAAACTAACCGCTTGGCTGCTTTTGGGGCTGATAATCTTTTTTACTTTCCTGACCTTTTATTCAGCCTATTTCAATAAAGTAACCGATTGCGGCTGCTTCGGTGATGCTATCAAACTCACTCCTTGGCAATCTTTTGGGAAAGATGTCGTCTTATTGGTGCTGGTTTCTATTTTGCTTTTTCAGAAAAAAATCGAAAACACGTTTTCCGCCCTTAGCGCAGGGATAGTGGTTTTGAGTTTGATAGGGTCGAGCTTTTTGGCTTGGTATGCACTCGAAAATTTGCCACCGATAGATTTTCGCGCCTATAAAGTAGGCAATAATATCCCCGAATTGCGCAAGCCGCAGGCGCAGCCCATTTATGAGTACGTCATGGAAAAAGACGGACAGGAGTACCGCTTTTCTGAATACAATATGGAAGAAGGCTATAAATTCAAAGAGATGATAACTTTGAACCAAGACCAAGTAAAGCCTAAAATAGAGGATTTCGCTGTTTGGAACGACGAAAATACCTATACCGATTCGGCTTTGGTAGGGGAAAAACTCTTTGTCATTGTGCAGAAACCACAAGAAGTAGGGGCTTTGCACCAAAAAGCATTAGAAAATATCCGCGCCCTAATCAAGGAAATACAAGCCAAACGCCCACAGACCCAAGTTTGGGCATTGACCTCTGCCGCAGGTGCAGACTATGTCGCTTTTGACGAAGTGGCACAGCTACAAATTCCTTTTTTCTATGCGGACGCAACCGTTTTGAAGACCATCATGCGTTCTAATATTGGCATCTGGACGCTCAAAGAAGGAACGGTTACGGGCAAATGGCACTACAACAATGTGCCAAATACAGACGAGGTAGTGGCTCTTTTTTAGTGCCTATTTCTAAATCTTTGCAGCACCAAATAAAATTTGGCTCTTTCTTTTTTGTACAATTTTCCCACAGTTCGGACAAGGCACTGCCTTGTCCTTACAAGGGGTAAGAAAAGTCCAGCCTTTTTCAAATCCATTTTATTACCCTAACATTTTCTACTATGACTTTCGGATTTTTAATTTTTTTTATACTTATTGTAGGTGTAATAGGCTTGATGCTTTTGCTTTTCTTGCTTTTTTCGCAAAATAAAACACGCCAAAAAGAGCAGGAGCGATACAAACTCTATTTAGACCAATTCGACCCTGCCAAAAATACCAAAGCCCTCAAACCGATTCAAACCAAAGTCATGGGCGTGCGCTATGCCAACCCCGACGGTTCGGAGAGGCAGAAAATTATTGCCAAGTGCAAAAAAGGCGATAAATTGCTCTTGCTGCCCGACCCTTTGAATCGATACGACAAAGACGCTATCAAAATCACGACCCTACGCGACGAAATTATCGGCTATTTAGATGCCGACCTTGCCTTAGAAGTTAGGCGAAGGCTCGAAGAAGGGCTATTGGTAAAGGCGAGCATCTGCCAAATCTATAAAAATAAGGAGGGACTTTTGCAGGTAGAGGTAGAATTGGTAAAATATAGCAAAAAGGCATAGAAAACCTTGTTGCATTTTTTTTATTGTGCTATCACAAAAATAAGCACTAAGCATAAAAAGCGTATATTTGCACCAAATTTGAGACGCTCATTCAAAGCCCAAACCGAAAGGCGCACGCCTATCTTTCGGAAAAGCCTTTTCAGAAAAAGAACCCCGTTTATTCACAATCATCGAGGCGAGATTTGTATTTTTCTTGGCGAAAGGCGCGAGAAATACAGATAATTGCCTTATCTTGAAGGCAGATAAAATCAAAGAGGCTTCTTTTTTGTGGATATGCCCGCAATTTTGTAACTTTATCTGGTCAGAATTTTTCAAATTCATTCTACTTCCTAACCCAGTCAAACCTTAGAACCACAAACACACATTTTGTATGAGCAAAGACCATTTGAGCGAAGGGACAAAGTTCTATAACGACGTATTGTCTTTCTTCGACTATGCTGCCAGTTTTACCAAGCACCCCAAAGGGCTTTTAGAGCAAATCAAAGTTTGTAACAGCGTTTATGAAACAAACTTCCCTTTGCGCTTAGACAACGGCGACTATGAAGTTATCCGCGCTTGGCGTGTCCAACATTCGCATCATAAATTGCCCGTAAAAGGGGGGATTCGTTTTGCCGAAAACGTCAATGCAGACGAGGTAAAAGCCTTAGCGTCTTTGATGACCTTTAAGTGCGCCTTAGTCAATGTACCTTTTGGCGGCGCAAAAGGGGGCGTGAAAATCAACCCTAAAAAATATACCGACCGTCAGCTCGAAACCATCACACGTCGTTATACCACTGAATTGGTGAAAAAAGAGATGATTGGTCCCTCCATCGACGTGCCTGCACCCGACTACGGCACAGGACCGCGTGAGATGGCGTGGATTGC contains the following coding sequences:
- the pheS gene encoding phenylalanine--tRNA ligase subunit alpha — encoded protein: MTLKDEALSLQAEVAAYAVAGAADLEAFRLAYISKNGKLSLLFEQFKNVPKEDKKEFGQILNAVKQAAEDKFRLHKEKIEAQAEAQAGAAIDVSLPADLGMKGSLHPLTQTKDEIIRIFQRIGFNLSEGAEIETDWHNFSALNFAPNHPARDMQDTFFVEKDPDMLLRTHTSSVQIRVMESQKPPIRTLSVGRVFRNETISARAHCMFHQIEGLYIDKNVSFADLKETLLYFAKEFFGTQTKIRLRPSYFPFTEPSAEVDVSCNICNQKGCNVCKYTGWLEVLGCGMVHPNVLRNCGIDPEVYSGFAFGMGIERITMMRYTIKDLRLYFENDMRFLKQF
- a CDS encoding BT_3928 family protein, whose amino-acid sequence is MKIVNYFIYALVGIVFVVSGLIKTNDPIGTAIKMEEYFEVFATDLDAPLQSTDNPSTAVAHSAGHDFFMALKEKALPIAIFFVILEVVLGVMLLANFGRKLTAWLLLGLIIFFTFLTFYSAYFNKVTDCGCFGDAIKLTPWQSFGKDVVLLVLVSILLFQKKIENTFSALSAGIVVLSLIGSSFLAWYALENLPPIDFRAYKVGNNIPELRKPQAQPIYEYVMEKDGQEYRFSEYNMEEGYKFKEMITLNQDQVKPKIEDFAVWNDENTYTDSALVGEKLFVIVQKPQEVGALHQKALENIRALIKEIQAKRPQTQVWALTSAAGADYVAFDEVAQLQIPFFYADATVLKTIMRSNIGIWTLKEGTVTGKWHYNNVPNTDEVVALF
- a CDS encoding HIRAN domain-containing protein, with translation MTFGFLIFFILIVGVIGLMLLLFLLFSQNKTRQKEQERYKLYLDQFDPAKNTKALKPIQTKVMGVRYANPDGSERQKIIAKCKKGDKLLLLPDPLNRYDKDAIKITTLRDEIIGYLDADLALEVRRRLEEGLLVKASICQIYKNKEGLLQVEVELVKYSKKA